In one window of Gossypium hirsutum isolate 1008001.06 chromosome A01, Gossypium_hirsutum_v2.1, whole genome shotgun sequence DNA:
- the LOC121223713 gene encoding uncharacterized protein, which yields MEQKKINHENNNNKAAIRDEDGYKGVPIHSQVMKIKREFEKIKHPSLQQADMRRVLREITRQRSRSPLGLAERPIAVGHS from the coding sequence ATGGAGCAAAAGAAGATCAACCatgaaaacaacaacaacaaagcaGCTATAAGAGATGAAGATGGATATAAAGGCGTCCCAATTCATAGCCAAGTGATGAAGATAAAGCGAGAGTTTGAGAAGATCAAGCACCCGTCATTGCAACAAGCTGATATGAGACGAGTGCTTCGGGAGATCACCAGGCAACGCTCCCGTTCCCCTCTCGGATTAGCTGAAAGACCTATAGCTGTTGGCCATTCCTAG
- the LOC107935246 gene encoding probable calcium-binding protein CML25 yields MGFGSIFNRKKKLRSRNSTDSPTVSSSGSLFIQSPVRNFTQTQLQEIEEVFKKFDANGDGKISASELGSIMKSLGQHPSDEELHNMIKEFDADGDGFINFNEFIELNTKGVDSEEVLENLKDAFSVYDIDGNGWVSAEELHEVLKSLGEECSIAECRKMISGVDNDGNGMIDFEEYKVMMMAGATFVSMDSKRDVAV; encoded by the coding sequence ATGGGATTTGGGTCGATTTTCAATAGGAAAAAGAAGCTGCGTTCTAGAAATTCAACTGATTCTCCAACTGTCTCTTCAAGTGGATCATTGTTTATTCAATCTCCCGTGCGAAATTTTACCCAAACCCAACTCCAAGAAATCGAAGAAGTGTTCAAAAAGTTCGATGCGAATGGAGACGGTAAGATCTCAGCCTCCGAACTGGGTTCCATTATGAAATCACTCGGTCAACACCCCTCCGATGAAGAACTCCACAACATGATCAAAGAATTCGACGCCGACGGTGATGGGTTCATAAATTTCAACGAGTTCATCGAGTTGAACACCAAAGGAGTCGACTCGGAAGAGGTTTTGGAGAACTTGAAGGACGCTTTCTCGGTGTATGACATTGACGGGAATGGTTGGGTTTCAGCTGAGGAACTCCACGAGGTTCTTAAGAGCCTCGGAGAAGAATGTTCGATCGCAGAGTGTAGGAAGATGATAAGTGGAGTCGACAATGATGGAAATGGGATGATTGATTTCGAAGAGTATAAGGTTATGATGATGGCTGGAGCCACCTTTGTTTCCATGGATTCTAAGAGAGATGTTGCTGTCTAA